A genomic region of uncultured Roseibium sp. contains the following coding sequences:
- a CDS encoding DUF3422 domain-containing protein, whose amino-acid sequence MRERVLGEVHARPFRPLAGPRTILHYAFLANTEEAAADQAWLSEFCVSRGAPGPAPGTRHHTLSFGGGTLSWEQHAEFITYTWDGTARADRIFGDLPAAHPFGAAFRAPGDLLVAVRLELRDPAEESDWRGHFDEGSLTVSTLEDGAALAATDFRQDGDGLTRILVFNRSLSDVQAGAVVQRLLEIETYRTLAMLGLFEAGGLQPDIRRAEIELAALTGQMKDASALGANQELLDKLTALAAGLEAGATASTFRFGASRAYDQIVKARFATLREAAAPGELSMASFLSRRLAPAMRTCQAIEDRQAMLSRKLARATTLLRTRVDVELERQNRSLLQSMNRRARLQLRLQQTVEGLSVAAVSYYVVGLISYLAKAAKEAGLPVPNANITTGLAVPLVVLLIWWVVRRIRKHHGEH is encoded by the coding sequence ATGCGCGAGCGGGTGCTGGGTGAGGTACATGCGCGTCCCTTCCGTCCGCTTGCCGGTCCCCGGACGATCCTGCACTACGCGTTTCTTGCCAATACCGAGGAAGCGGCTGCGGATCAGGCCTGGCTGTCGGAGTTCTGCGTTTCCAGGGGGGCACCGGGTCCGGCCCCCGGAACGAGGCACCACACTCTTTCCTTCGGCGGCGGCACCCTGAGCTGGGAGCAGCATGCCGAGTTCATCACCTATACCTGGGACGGGACTGCACGGGCGGACCGGATTTTCGGCGACCTGCCGGCGGCCCATCCGTTTGGAGCCGCGTTCCGTGCGCCGGGCGATCTTCTGGTCGCGGTCCGGCTGGAACTGCGCGACCCCGCTGAGGAAAGCGACTGGCGCGGCCATTTCGACGAAGGCAGCCTGACGGTGTCGACACTGGAGGACGGTGCGGCCCTTGCGGCAACGGACTTCCGGCAGGACGGCGACGGACTGACCCGCATTCTGGTGTTCAACCGGTCGCTGAGCGACGTGCAGGCCGGGGCCGTGGTGCAGCGGCTTCTGGAGATCGAAACCTACCGCACGCTGGCGATGCTCGGCCTGTTCGAGGCGGGCGGCCTGCAACCGGACATCAGGCGCGCGGAGATCGAACTCGCCGCCTTGACAGGGCAGATGAAGGACGCCTCGGCCCTTGGCGCCAACCAGGAGCTACTGGACAAGCTCACGGCCCTGGCGGCCGGACTGGAGGCGGGTGCGACGGCAAGCACGTTCCGATTCGGCGCGAGCCGCGCCTACGACCAGATCGTCAAGGCCCGTTTTGCAACGTTGCGGGAAGCGGCCGCGCCGGGGGAACTTTCCATGGCCTCGTTCCTGTCCAGGCGTCTCGCACCTGCCATGCGCACCTGTCAGGCGATCGAGGACAGGCAGGCAATGCTGTCGAGAAAACTGGCCCGCGCGACCACATTGTTGCGCACACGGGTCGATGTCGAACTCGAGCGCCAGAACCGGAGCCTTTTGCAGTCGATGAACCGCAGGGCCCGGCTGCAGCTGAGACTGCAGCAGACCGTCGAAGGCCTGTCGGTCGCTGCCGTCAGCTACTATGTCGTCGGCCTGATCTCCTATCTGGCAAAAGCGGCCAAGGAGGCGGGGCTTCCGGTTCCGAACGCGAACATCACGACGGGTCTGGCTGTCCCGCTCGTCGTCCTTCTGATCTGGTGGGTGGTCCGCCGGATCCGCAAGCATCACGGCGAGCACTAG
- a CDS encoding cytochrome c family protein has product MHRLLMIAGTAFLAVTAQASAEGDPVKGEKVFKKCAACHAVGESAKNKVGPQLNGIVGSPWGRIDGFKYSKALIEIGDGKVWDEETLAVYLTKPRDLVPKGKMAFAGLRKEEDRANVIAYLAQYKEDGTTE; this is encoded by the coding sequence ATGCATCGTCTGCTGATGATCGCCGGAACAGCGTTTCTGGCCGTGACCGCTCAGGCAAGTGCCGAGGGTGACCCTGTCAAGGGTGAGAAAGTCTTCAAGAAATGCGCTGCCTGCCATGCCGTTGGCGAAAGCGCGAAGAACAAGGTGGGGCCGCAATTGAACGGGATCGTCGGAAGCCCGTGGGGCCGCATCGACGGGTTCAAGTATTCCAAGGCCCTCATCGAGATCGGCGACGGCAAGGTCTGGGACGAGGAAACCCTCGCCGTGTACCTGACCAAGCCGCGCGACCTCGTTCCGAAAGGCAAGATGGCCTTTGCCGGTCTGCGGAAGGAAGAAGACCGCGCCAACGTGATTGCCTACCTGGCGCAGTACAAGGAAGACGGCACGACCGAGTAG
- a CDS encoding LysR family transcriptional regulator: MSNLTDMEIFARVVSSGSMSAAGREMSLSPAVVSKRIRRLEEKLGTRLLQRTTRQIAMTEAGQGFYERVVAILASVEEAESFVSRGSAKARGNLRVAVPTSFGRLHIAPHLGRFLSENPDLAVNLDLSDDFVDIVGDGYDLAVRIAELSDSSLVARRLAPVHRILCASPEYLEKHGTPQSIEDLASNHVTLAATNQDPWRLAGPQGIETVRTQAPIKTNSNEVVRECLLEGVGIALRSTWDIGPELREGKLKILLPQYRASKDVGLYAVYPSRQFLPAKVRVFIDFLAKLYGSSPYWDAGLDDWLRLPSNAKAS; this comes from the coding sequence ATGAGCAATCTTACGGACATGGAAATCTTCGCACGTGTGGTCAGCTCGGGCAGCATGTCGGCGGCCGGTCGCGAGATGAGCCTGTCACCCGCCGTGGTATCCAAGCGGATCCGCCGGCTCGAAGAGAAGCTCGGTACCCGCCTCCTGCAACGGACAACACGCCAAATTGCCATGACAGAGGCCGGTCAGGGCTTCTATGAACGCGTCGTTGCAATTCTCGCCTCTGTGGAAGAGGCAGAATCTTTCGTGTCACGCGGATCGGCAAAGGCACGCGGCAATCTGCGCGTCGCCGTCCCGACATCATTCGGACGTCTGCACATCGCGCCTCATCTCGGCCGGTTCCTTTCCGAAAATCCGGATCTTGCCGTGAACCTCGACCTGTCCGACGATTTCGTTGATATCGTCGGCGACGGTTACGATCTGGCCGTGCGAATTGCCGAACTCTCGGATTCCAGCCTCGTCGCCCGCCGCCTTGCCCCCGTGCATCGCATCTTGTGCGCGAGCCCTGAGTATCTGGAAAAACACGGGACGCCCCAGAGCATCGAAGACCTGGCAAGCAATCATGTAACGCTTGCCGCGACGAACCAGGACCCGTGGCGGCTGGCCGGGCCGCAGGGCATTGAAACCGTCAGAACGCAAGCACCGATCAAGACCAATTCGAATGAGGTCGTGCGGGAATGCCTGCTTGAAGGCGTCGGGATCGCTCTGCGTTCGACCTGGGACATCGGTCCGGAACTGCGCGAGGGCAAGCTCAAGATCCTGTTGCCGCAGTACCGCGCCTCCAAGGATGTCGGTCTCTATGCCGTTTACCCGAGCCGGCAGTTCCTTCCGGCCAAGGTCCGGGTGTTCATCGATTTCCTGGCAAAGCTCTACGGTTCCTCGCCTTACTGGGACGCGGGACTGGACGACTGGCTGCGGTTGCCGAGCAACGCCAAGGCAAGCTGA
- a CDS encoding FAD-linked oxidase C-terminal domain-containing protein — protein sequence MTAIAMPAPDEDVLARRQEILKALQAIVPGEGVIHEEREMRAYETDALTAYRQLPLIVVLPETVEQVSKVLTYCHENDVKVVPRGAGTSLSGGALPLADGVLLSMMKFNRVLDIDFDNRAVVVQPGVTNLGITRAVEHEGFYYAPDPSSQIACSIGGNIAENSGGVHCLKYGLTTNNVLGLEMVLITGEVVRLGGKHLDSEGYDLLALMTGSEGLLGVVTEVTVRILQKPETARALLIGFPTSEDGGRCVADIIAAGIIPGGMEMMDKPAIHAAEDFVNAGYPRDVEALLIVELDGPEDEVNFLIGRVEEIARQNQASHVRISESEEERMTFWAGRKAAFPAVGRISPDYLCMDGTIPRRELPKVLARMRELSEKHGLGVANVFHAGDGNLHPLILYDANKPGELDAAEEFGADILRLCVEVGGVLTGEHGVGIEKRDLMTDMFSDADLKQQQRVKCAFDEKHLLNPGKVFPVLHRCAELGKMHVHKGQLPFPDIPRF from the coding sequence GTGACCGCGATTGCGATGCCTGCACCGGACGAGGACGTTCTTGCCCGCCGCCAGGAAATACTGAAAGCCCTGCAGGCCATCGTGCCCGGCGAAGGCGTGATCCACGAAGAACGCGAAATGCGGGCTTACGAAACCGATGCCCTGACAGCCTACCGCCAGCTGCCGCTGATCGTCGTGTTGCCCGAAACCGTCGAGCAGGTCTCGAAGGTTTTGACATACTGCCACGAGAACGACGTGAAGGTCGTGCCCCGCGGCGCCGGGACCTCCCTGTCCGGCGGAGCGCTGCCGCTCGCCGATGGCGTCCTCCTGTCCATGATGAAATTCAACAGGGTCCTGGATATCGATTTCGACAATCGTGCGGTGGTCGTTCAGCCGGGCGTGACGAATCTCGGGATCACGCGGGCGGTGGAGCACGAGGGTTTTTACTACGCGCCCGACCCGTCGTCTCAGATCGCCTGCTCCATAGGAGGCAACATCGCCGAAAATTCCGGCGGCGTGCACTGCCTGAAATACGGCCTGACGACCAACAACGTGCTTGGTCTGGAAATGGTGCTGATTACCGGCGAAGTGGTTCGGCTCGGCGGTAAGCATCTCGACAGCGAGGGATACGACCTCCTGGCACTGATGACGGGTTCCGAAGGACTGCTGGGCGTCGTGACAGAAGTGACGGTCCGGATCCTGCAGAAACCGGAAACGGCGCGCGCGCTCTTGATCGGATTCCCGACAAGCGAAGACGGAGGGCGCTGCGTGGCCGACATCATTGCGGCCGGTATCATTCCCGGCGGCATGGAGATGATGGACAAGCCCGCGATCCACGCCGCAGAGGACTTTGTCAATGCAGGTTACCCGCGGGACGTGGAAGCGCTTCTGATCGTTGAACTGGACGGACCTGAAGATGAAGTCAATTTCCTGATCGGACGGGTCGAGGAAATCGCCAGGCAGAACCAGGCAAGCCATGTGCGCATTTCTGAAAGCGAAGAAGAGCGCATGACCTTCTGGGCAGGGCGCAAGGCCGCCTTTCCCGCCGTCGGCCGGATCTCGCCGGACTATCTGTGCATGGACGGCACCATTCCCCGCCGCGAACTGCCGAAGGTTCTGGCTCGGATGCGCGAATTGTCCGAGAAACACGGCCTCGGTGTCGCCAACGTCTTTCACGCGGGAGACGGCAACCTCCACCCACTCATTCTTTATGACGCGAACAAGCCGGGCGAGCTGGATGCAGCTGAAGAATTCGGTGCCGATATCCTGCGCCTGTGCGTGGAGGTCGGCGGTGTCCTGACGGGTGAGCACGGCGTCGGGATCGAAAAGCGCGATCTGATGACCGACATGTTCTCCGACGCGGATCTGAAGCAGCAGCAACGCGTCAAATGCGCGTTCGATGAAAAACACCTGCTCAATCCGGGCAAGGTGTTCCCCGTCCTGCATCGCTGCGCGGAGTTGGGCAAGATGCACGTTCACAAGGGTCAGTTGCCTTTCCCCGACATTCCCCGGTTCTGA
- the glcE gene encoding glycolate oxidase subunit GlcE: MDATLKPRTTQEIEDAVKWAAAEEQPLEIVGQGSKRGLGRPVQAAHVLDLSDITGIDSYEPAELVLTVKAGTPIAEVEKLVDENAQELSFEPMDYGPLQGVEAGRGTVGGVLAANLSGPRRIKAGAARDHVLGMEAVSGRGEIFNSGGKVVKNVTGYDLPRALCGSFGTLAVASTVTLKVNPKPETSASFVLTGLGDESAIAALCQAMGSSAEVSGAAHLPAGVGGEKSRTILRLEGFETSVDYRFKGLQQLLGDFGSPERLAENASRSLWRTIRDVEPFAGSNAPVWRISVAPTQGPKLVELLRGKLDIEAFYDWSGGLVWVSLVDGLVHESDIRGTLLEAGGGHATLVRAVPSVRSNMDVFQPQPVPLASLSARLKAQFDPSGILNPGRMTAGV, translated from the coding sequence ATGGATGCGACACTGAAACCGCGGACCACGCAGGAGATCGAAGACGCGGTCAAATGGGCGGCCGCGGAAGAGCAGCCGCTCGAGATTGTTGGTCAGGGTTCAAAACGCGGATTGGGGCGGCCGGTTCAGGCCGCGCATGTTCTGGACCTGTCTGACATTACGGGCATCGACAGCTACGAACCGGCGGAGCTTGTTCTCACCGTGAAGGCCGGGACGCCGATCGCCGAAGTTGAAAAACTCGTTGACGAAAACGCGCAGGAACTTTCCTTCGAACCGATGGACTATGGACCTTTGCAAGGTGTCGAAGCGGGGAGGGGCACTGTCGGCGGTGTTCTGGCTGCCAACCTGTCGGGGCCGCGGCGCATCAAGGCCGGGGCTGCACGGGACCATGTTCTTGGAATGGAAGCCGTTTCCGGGCGTGGAGAAATTTTCAATTCGGGAGGCAAGGTGGTCAAGAACGTGACCGGCTACGACCTGCCGCGCGCGCTATGCGGTTCCTTCGGGACCCTGGCGGTCGCCTCAACCGTTACGTTGAAGGTCAACCCGAAACCGGAAACGTCGGCCTCGTTCGTCCTCACGGGGCTTGGAGACGAAAGCGCCATCGCGGCCCTGTGCCAGGCAATGGGATCGTCGGCGGAAGTCTCCGGTGCAGCCCATCTGCCGGCCGGTGTCGGCGGGGAAAAGAGCCGCACGATCCTCCGGCTGGAGGGGTTCGAGACATCGGTCGACTACCGGTTCAAGGGGCTTCAGCAGTTGCTGGGCGATTTCGGCTCACCCGAACGGCTTGCCGAAAACGCCTCGCGGTCGCTGTGGCGGACGATCCGGGATGTTGAACCGTTTGCCGGATCGAATGCCCCCGTCTGGCGCATCTCGGTTGCTCCGACGCAAGGCCCGAAACTGGTCGAGCTTTTGCGCGGAAAGCTGGATATCGAGGCCTTTTACGATTGGAGTGGCGGCCTCGTCTGGGTGTCTCTTGTCGACGGCCTCGTGCACGAAAGCGACATACGCGGCACGTTGCTGGAAGCCGGCGGCGGCCATGCCACGCTGGTGCGTGCGGTGCCATCCGTCCGCTCCAACATGGACGTCTTTCAGCCGCAGCCGGTACCGCTTGCGTCTCTGTCGGCGCGTCTGAAGGCGCAGTTCGATCCAAGCGGCATCCTCAACCCGGGACGCATGACGGCGGGTGTCTAG
- a CDS encoding DUF4870 domain-containing protein, which translates to MNDQSDVAGYMEPGGKNATLIYILYLVSIIVGITSIVGVILAYLNKGKAAEWVDTHYVYQIRTFWIGFLFSIIGVVLMFVFIGIFVLIATLVWAIIRCIKGLQLAGRGEPVPNPQTWMF; encoded by the coding sequence ATGAACGACCAAAGCGATGTCGCCGGGTACATGGAACCGGGCGGCAAGAATGCCACGCTGATCTACATCCTTTATCTCGTGAGCATCATCGTCGGGATCACGTCGATCGTCGGTGTGATCCTTGCCTATCTGAACAAGGGCAAGGCGGCCGAATGGGTGGATACCCATTACGTCTACCAGATCAGGACATTCTGGATCGGGTTCCTGTTCAGCATCATCGGCGTTGTCCTGATGTTCGTGTTCATTGGTATTTTTGTGCTGATTGCAACGCTTGTCTGGGCCATCATCCGCTGCATCAAGGGTCTGCAGCTCGCCGGTCGCGGAGAACCGGTTCCCAATCCTCAGACCTGGATGTTCTGA
- the glcF gene encoding glycolate oxidase subunit GlcF gives MQTNFTAEQLKDSHVAESEKILRKCVHCGFCTATCPTFTLLGDELDSPRGRIYLIKDMLENDRPADDKIVKHIDRCLSCLACMTTCPSGVHYMHLVDHARAHIEKTYKRPLPDRLMRGILSFVLPYPKRFRFALIGAFFGRPFAGILKSMGGTLARMGAMLELAPAAAPIRGDLEGPGVFAPETASKKGRVALLSGCAQPVLNPAINDATIRLLRRAGYEIVLPRGEVCCGALVHHMGKEDSALENARRNVDVWIDEADGEGLDAVLITASGCGTTIKDYGFMLREDPAYAEKAARVSALAKDITEFLSEVDLGAPALKPGLTVAYHSACSMQHGQKITRQPKDLLKAAGFDVRDVPEGHLCCGSAGTYNIMQPEIARRLRDRKVANIEKTAPDVIATGNIGCMTQIGLGTEIPILHTAELLDWVYGGKQPEALASRPVEAAE, from the coding sequence ATGCAGACGAATTTTACCGCGGAGCAACTGAAGGACAGTCATGTTGCGGAGTCAGAGAAAATTCTGCGCAAGTGCGTGCATTGCGGCTTTTGCACGGCCACCTGCCCGACCTTCACGCTGCTCGGCGACGAACTCGACAGCCCACGCGGCCGCATCTACCTCATCAAGGACATGCTCGAGAACGATCGCCCGGCGGACGACAAGATCGTCAAGCATATCGATCGGTGCCTGTCCTGTCTGGCGTGCATGACGACATGCCCGTCCGGGGTGCATTACATGCATCTCGTTGACCATGCCCGCGCGCATATCGAAAAGACTTACAAGAGACCTTTGCCGGACCGGCTGATGCGCGGCATCCTTTCTTTTGTGCTGCCATATCCGAAGCGGTTCCGCTTCGCCCTGATCGGTGCTTTCTTCGGCCGGCCGTTCGCCGGCATCCTGAAGTCGATGGGCGGAACGCTCGCCAGAATGGGGGCCATGCTGGAACTGGCACCGGCTGCTGCGCCGATACGCGGCGATCTGGAAGGACCGGGTGTTTTCGCGCCGGAGACCGCATCGAAGAAGGGCCGCGTCGCGCTTTTGAGCGGCTGCGCCCAGCCAGTGCTCAATCCGGCTATCAACGATGCCACGATCCGTCTGCTGCGGCGGGCCGGCTATGAAATCGTCCTGCCCAGGGGCGAGGTCTGCTGCGGAGCGCTTGTCCATCACATGGGCAAGGAAGACAGTGCGCTGGAAAACGCCCGGCGGAATGTGGACGTGTGGATCGACGAGGCTGACGGTGAGGGGCTCGATGCGGTTCTGATCACTGCCTCCGGCTGCGGCACGACCATCAAGGATTACGGCTTCATGCTGCGCGAGGATCCCGCCTACGCCGAAAAGGCGGCCAGGGTGTCCGCACTTGCAAAGGACATCACCGAGTTCCTGTCGGAAGTCGATCTCGGCGCGCCCGCTCTGAAACCCGGTTTGACGGTCGCCTATCACTCAGCCTGTTCCATGCAGCACGGCCAGAAAATCACGCGGCAGCCGAAGGATCTTCTGAAGGCCGCAGGGTTCGACGTCAGGGATGTGCCGGAAGGCCACCTTTGCTGTGGGTCTGCGGGAACCTACAACATCATGCAGCCCGAAATCGCCAGAAGGCTCCGCGACCGAAAAGTCGCCAACATCGAGAAGACGGCGCCCGATGTGATCGCCACGGGAAATATCGGCTGCATGACGCAGATCGGCCTGGGAACGGAGATCCCGATCCTCCATACCGCCGAGCTTCTTGACTGGGTCTATGGCGGCAAACAGCCCGAAGCGCTTGCCTCGCGCCCGGTGGAAGCGGCGGAGTAG
- the clcA gene encoding H(+)/Cl(-) exchange transporter ClcA — MARRSDIFSASSDTAYFLKAALVGLLVGGLATGFHAGLEFLFAQYAALRSSLGGGVLPYAVSILLSASCVTAAFLLVQRVAPEAAGSGIQEIEGAMEDKRPVHWPQVLIAKFFGGLLALGSGLVLGREGPTIHMGAMTAEALSRSHNMSSADHKGLLAAGAAAGLAAAFNAPLAAILFIVEETRRQFPFGYRTYMAVIIASILSAAVTEQLTQTGPLLVVDVSYLPVWSYVLLAVLGILLGALGVFFNRALITVMDLFLKIPKRLRWLPALAIGAVTGILLNAFPDATGGGEDLVHDLISSHYGVLALLLLTFLRFGGVLFSYASGVPGGIFAPMLSIATCAGLAFGVLAVETLPIEDDFRSACAVAAMGGFFAASVRAPLVGVVLVMELTGAYALIMPVLVTCTTASLTAHHLGGNPIYEELLERTLRLSGQPQDTEPDKTPVQLGTRES, encoded by the coding sequence ATGGCCCGGCGCTCCGACATCTTCTCCGCAAGTTCCGACACGGCCTATTTCCTCAAGGCCGCACTGGTCGGTCTTCTCGTCGGCGGACTTGCGACCGGCTTTCACGCGGGCCTGGAATTCCTGTTTGCACAATATGCCGCCCTGAGAAGTTCGCTCGGCGGAGGGGTCCTTCCCTACGCGGTTTCGATCCTCCTTTCCGCATCCTGCGTGACCGCTGCCTTTCTGCTCGTGCAGCGGGTTGCGCCCGAAGCCGCCGGCAGCGGGATCCAGGAAATCGAAGGCGCGATGGAAGACAAGCGGCCGGTGCACTGGCCGCAGGTGCTGATCGCCAAGTTTTTCGGAGGGTTGCTCGCACTCGGTTCCGGGCTTGTGCTCGGGCGGGAAGGACCTACCATTCACATGGGGGCTATGACGGCGGAAGCACTGTCGCGCTCCCACAACATGTCGTCCGCCGACCACAAGGGGCTGCTTGCAGCCGGCGCTGCGGCCGGACTGGCCGCCGCGTTCAACGCGCCGCTTGCCGCCATCTTGTTCATCGTCGAGGAAACACGCCGCCAGTTCCCGTTCGGTTACCGGACCTACATGGCTGTGATCATCGCATCGATCCTCAGCGCCGCCGTGACCGAGCAACTGACCCAGACCGGGCCTCTGCTCGTCGTCGACGTCAGTTACCTGCCCGTGTGGAGCTATGTTCTCCTCGCGGTCCTGGGCATCTTGCTGGGAGCTCTCGGTGTCTTCTTCAACCGGGCACTGATCACCGTGATGGATCTCTTCCTGAAGATCCCGAAACGTCTGCGCTGGCTGCCCGCGCTGGCGATCGGTGCGGTCACCGGCATCCTGCTGAACGCGTTTCCGGACGCGACCGGTGGAGGCGAAGATCTCGTCCATGACCTCATCTCCAGCCACTACGGTGTGCTTGCCCTGCTGCTGCTGACCTTTCTGAGATTCGGCGGTGTCCTGTTTTCCTACGCGTCCGGCGTCCCCGGCGGGATCTTCGCCCCGATGCTTTCCATCGCGACCTGTGCCGGTCTTGCCTTCGGCGTTCTGGCGGTCGAAACGCTGCCGATCGAAGACGACTTCCGCTCGGCCTGCGCCGTTGCCGCGATGGGCGGGTTTTTCGCCGCTTCCGTCCGCGCCCCGCTCGTCGGCGTCGTGCTGGTCATGGAGCTGACGGGAGCCTACGCGCTGATCATGCCGGTCCTGGTCACCTGCACGACGGCATCGCTGACCGCGCATCATCTCGGCGGCAACCCGATCTATGAAGAACTGCTGGAGCGGACATTACGGCTGTCGGGGCAACCGCAGGACACGGAACCGGACAAGACACCGGTGCAGCTGGGCACGCGCGAAAGCTGA
- a CDS encoding L,D-transpeptidase, with product MFFVKKRSWNVLLLAGAVLAGTAFFSGPAIAGQVAPPPLVLSPNLTEPWMMQLQPGAARRAAPVQRRQVQQPQVRRANWWSRRMEPARQQPKRQTRQIAPQFLPTIVEYNGKHKPGTIVIDTNARFLYLVQSDGTARRYGVGVGKPGFEWAGSHRITRKAEWPDWRPPAAMRKRRPELPAFMAGGPENPLGARALYLGSTLYRIHGSNQPWTIGHAVSSGCIRMRNEDVMDLYERVGVGTRVYVL from the coding sequence ATGTTCTTTGTGAAAAAACGTTCCTGGAACGTCTTGTTGCTTGCCGGAGCCGTCCTTGCCGGCACCGCGTTTTTCTCTGGTCCGGCAATCGCCGGACAGGTTGCCCCACCGCCGCTGGTTCTCAGCCCTAATCTCACCGAGCCCTGGATGATGCAGTTGCAGCCGGGAGCTGCCCGCCGCGCCGCGCCTGTCCAGCGCCGGCAGGTCCAGCAGCCCCAGGTGCGCCGTGCCAACTGGTGGTCGCGCCGGATGGAACCGGCCCGGCAGCAGCCGAAACGGCAGACACGCCAGATCGCCCCGCAGTTCCTCCCGACGATCGTCGAGTACAACGGCAAGCACAAGCCCGGCACAATCGTGATCGACACCAATGCCCGCTTTCTCTATCTCGTTCAATCGGACGGCACAGCGCGCCGATACGGCGTGGGTGTCGGCAAGCCCGGATTCGAATGGGCCGGATCCCACCGCATAACGCGCAAGGCGGAATGGCCGGACTGGCGTCCGCCCGCAGCCATGCGCAAGCGCCGTCCGGAGCTGCCTGCCTTCATGGCCGGCGGACCGGAAAATCCGCTTGGCGCGCGTGCGCTCTATCTCGGGTCGACTCTCTACCGTATCCACGGTTCCAACCAGCCCTGGACCATTGGACACGCGGTCTCGTCCGGATGCATCCGCATGCGCAATGAGGATGTCATGGACCTTTACGAGCGCGTTGGCGTCGGTACCAGGGTCTACGTCCTTTAA
- a CDS encoding DUF2927 domain-containing protein — protein sequence MRFRNLPALLLSLLIPALVAAGPVRAANDSFSTEEILKGFEKTVFGLEYRSWSWRPYLVKKFTQPVTFYVHNLSRRDRTRVVHRFVREIDRRIGGLKTRITNDPAAANFEVFVVDRAQYVPVVQRDIYKNNRAKVPGRCLVRVVSGRNGIKRSAAVIVSDEGEFLFNRCLVEEILQGLGPMNDNRDLTHSVFNDASRHSRFTIFDQIILNMLYDPRIRPGMSMKQTKPILPLVARDARRRVR from the coding sequence ATGCGTTTTCGAAACCTGCCCGCACTGTTGCTCAGTCTGCTTATCCCGGCGCTCGTCGCCGCCGGGCCGGTTCGCGCCGCAAATGATTCATTTTCGACCGAAGAAATCCTGAAGGGATTCGAGAAAACCGTCTTCGGGCTGGAATATCGCAGCTGGAGCTGGCGGCCCTATCTCGTCAAGAAATTCACCCAGCCGGTCACGTTCTACGTTCACAACCTGTCGCGCCGTGACCGGACGCGCGTGGTGCACCGTTTCGTGCGCGAGATCGATCGCCGGATCGGCGGTCTGAAAACCCGCATCACCAATGACCCGGCTGCGGCGAATTTCGAGGTGTTCGTGGTCGATCGCGCGCAGTACGTTCCCGTTGTTCAGCGCGATATCTACAAGAACAACCGGGCCAAGGTGCCCGGGCGGTGTCTTGTTCGGGTCGTGTCGGGCCGGAACGGGATCAAACGATCCGCCGCGGTCATCGTGTCCGACGAGGGTGAATTCCTTTTCAATCGTTGTCTCGTGGAAGAAATACTGCAGGGCCTCGGCCCCATGAACGACAACCGCGACCTGACGCATTCCGTTTTTAACGATGCATCGCGCCACAGCCGCTTCACGATCTTCGACCAGATCATTTTGAACATGCTCTACGATCCGCGGATCCGGCCGGGCATGTCGATGAAGCAGACGAAGCCGATCCTGCCCCTGGTGGCGCGCGATGCGCGCCGGCGCGTTCGTTAA
- a CDS encoding protein phosphatase CheZ, which yields MNSGVDNDPVFAEERRHQEVLSEISSLKSLISKGGAAQESALSPEEMSEKFMSEFRKELSEAAKLKVELDAIYEAIAQTKKEIATLHHTTGSKGEEMTRVTNELDAVVDGTEGATETILAAAEFIDETANTLSARVGREDSELANDIQDKVVQIFEACNFQDLTGQRITKVVGTLRFVEDRIMQMMDIWGGIETFKEISVEERDIKEGDAALLNGPALESDTDVATQDDIDALFA from the coding sequence ATGAATTCCGGGGTCGACAACGATCCCGTCTTCGCCGAAGAACGTCGGCACCAGGAAGTCCTTTCGGAGATCAGCAGTCTCAAATCCCTGATCAGTAAGGGCGGGGCCGCGCAGGAAAGCGCGCTCAGCCCGGAAGAGATGAGCGAAAAATTCATGTCCGAGTTCCGCAAGGAACTTTCGGAAGCGGCAAAGCTGAAAGTCGAGCTCGACGCGATTTACGAAGCGATCGCGCAGACGAAGAAGGAAATCGCCACGCTGCACCATACGACCGGGTCCAAGGGCGAGGAAATGACCCGCGTGACCAACGAACTCGACGCGGTCGTCGATGGCACCGAAGGTGCGACCGAAACGATCCTCGCAGCAGCCGAGTTCATCGATGAAACCGCGAACACCCTGTCCGCCCGGGTCGGCAGGGAAGATTCCGAGCTGGCAAATGACATCCAGGACAAGGTCGTCCAGATCTTCGAGGCGTGCAACTTCCAGGATCTGACCGGCCAGCGCATCACCAAGGTTGTCGGCACGTTGCGCTTTGTCGAGGACAGGATCATGCAGATGATGGACATCTGGGGCGGCATCGAGACCTTCAAGGAAATTTCGGTCGAGGAACGCGACATCAAGGAAGGCGATGCAGCCCTCCTCAATGGCCCGGCACTGGAGAGCGACACGGATGTTGCCACGCAGGACGACATCGACGCCCTGTTTGCGTGA